One genomic segment of Elgaria multicarinata webbii isolate HBS135686 ecotype San Diego chromosome 21, rElgMul1.1.pri, whole genome shotgun sequence includes these proteins:
- the WDR74 gene encoding WD repeat-containing protein 74, translated as MASPARGNHVWVGSETGLLKGINLQKKQATNYKLGDTVLGRHDAVTAMCWADPYESEVFVGCLDGSVRLFSTEKGKFTETRDCVGGEGPFCGLAWLDNSLITCVESGLLKVWRDAASENVEIQVGSGVCRMRQNAEQPHRVATGGKENCLKVWDLHQPQEPIFRAKNVRNDWLDLRVPVWDRDMQFLPGSEKIVTCTGHHQVRLYDPSSPQRRPVLEVAFGDYPLTALSLTSDANAVVVGSSHGDVAVIDLRQGRLVKCLKGFAGSVRAIQCHPVLPLVASCGLDRFLRVHNLHHKHLEHKVYLKSRLNCLLMTSREKWEDESLDPSADLQSDVKEEDDDEIWNSMEVVATKRKTEPQLCSVGGHTEPQKVKGLKKRKKIKKAES; from the exons ATGGCGTCTCCTGCGCGGGGCAACCACGTGTGGGTCGGATCTGAAACGGGTCTCCTAAAAG gGATCAACTTGCAGAAGAAACAGGCCACAAACTATAAGTTGGGGGACACGGTGCTCGGCCGCCATGATGCTGTCACGGCCATGTGTTGGGCAGATCCCTATGAGTCTGAG GTCTTTGTGGGATGCCTTGACGGATCAGTCAGATTGTTTAGTACCGAGAAGGGCAAGTTTACGGAGACCCGAGACTGTGTAGGAGGAGAGGGACCCTTCTGTGGTTTGGCTTGGCTTGACAA ctccctcatcACCTGTGTTGAATCCGGCTTGCTGAAGGTCTGGCGGGATGCCGCCTCAGAAAAC GTGGAGATCCAGGTGGGCTCTGGTGTGTGCCGTATGCGCCAGAACGCTGAGCAGCCTCATCGCGTGGCCACAGGTGGCAAGGAGAACTGTCTCAAGGTGTGGGACCTACACCAACCGCAGGAGCCCATTTTCCGAGCCAAAAAC GTACGGAATGATTGGCTTGACCTAAGGGTGCCTGTCTGGGACCGGGACATGCAGTTCTTGCCTGGATCGGAAAAAATTGTTACCTGTACTGGACACCACCAG GTCCGGCTGTATGATCCCAGCTCACCACAACGCCGCCCTGTGCTAGAGGTCGCCTTTGGCGATTACCCGCTCACCGCCCTCTCGTTGACTTCTGAtgcaaa TGCTGTTGTAGTTGGCAGCTCGCACGGGGATGTGGCGGTCATAGATCTACGGCAAG GGCGGTTAGTGAAGTGCCTCAAGGGCTTTGCTGGGAGTGTCCGTGCCATCCAGTGCCACCCAGTGCTTCCTCTTGTGGCCTCGTGCGGGCTGGACCGCTTCCTTCGGGTGCACAACCTTCACCACAAGCATTTGGAGCATAAG GTTTATCTGAAATCCCGATTGAATTGTCTGCTGATGACCAGCCGAGAGAAATGGGAG GATGAGAGCCTCGACCCTTCTGCTGATCTCCAGAGTGATGTGAAGGAGGAAGATGACGATGAGATCTGGAACTCCATGGAAGTGGTGGCCACCAAGCGGAAAACAGAACCACAGCTGTGCTCTGTTGGAGGGCATACAGAGCCCCAAAAGGTCAAGGGCCTCAAAAAGCGGAAGAAAATTAAGAAAGCTGAATCATGA
- the LOC134412046 gene encoding uncharacterized protein LOC134412046: MGPSWLGLMFALAAAAPPGCVGGDVPATGAPAPAPCPVDESTAAPEGGSRLVPRFSTCMLSCASQAMLEMVSAKSTVSLKLNEGTEGEEHEFCWMLRLRCQKGERLTKAFVLLNLEQPPDGGPPPPYRLLLTTPPSLRQYLRARQGNRGTRILSREVCGTRFDVTEPFRRAEWGRDAEMCVKAVCPEEDVCRASRLGLHCPPFLATLWRSVPRPDG; this comes from the exons ATGGGTCCcagctggctgggcctgatgttTGCTCTGGCGGCAGCTGCACCGCCTGGCTGCGTGGGAGGCGATGTGCCTGCGACAGGAGCCCCTGCCCCGGCACCCTGCCCGGTGGACGAGAGCACAGCAGCCCCGGAGGGGGGAAGCCGCTTGGTGCCCAGATTTAGCACGTGCATGCTGAGCTGCGCTTCCCAAGCCATGCTCGAGATGGTCAGTGCCAAGTCCACGGTCTCGCTGAAACTCAACGAAGGCACGgaag GTGAGGAGCACGAATTTTGCTGGATGTTGCGCCTCCGCTGCCAGAAAGGAGAGAGGCTCACCAAAGCTTTTGTCCTGCTGAACCTGGAGCAGCCTCCGGATGGGGGCCCACCGCCTCCCTACAggctcctcctcaccacaccgCCCTCGCTGCGGCAGTACTTGCGGGCCCGCCAAGGGAACCGCGGCACTCGGATCCTAAGCAGGGAAGTCTGCGGCACGCGCTTCGACGTGACGGAGCCCTTCCGCAGGGCCGAATGGGGCCGGGACGCTGAGATGTGCGTCAAGGCCGTCTGTCCGGAGGAAGACGTCTGCAGGGCTTCGCGGCTGGGCCTGCATTGCCCGCCCTTCTTGGCAACTCTGTGGCGCAGCGTGCCTCGGCCTGACGGCTAG